A DNA window from Abyssibacter profundi contains the following coding sequences:
- a CDS encoding alpha/beta hydrolase family protein — protein MTKSLAGFAILGTLILGACSDSNDSGGAERVEASSMDVMIESPAPNIADGTDTNLVTATLYIPEHAPGDRYPLVLHGHGWGGDRYSQSDVDANDPVAGVDLSNSPNIFTAIDRNVEALWNAGYAVISFDQRGFGRGDDGDDGTSDGAHVMDPMFEIVDVQAIIDWAAANEDLSLIMDGPGDPRVGAIGGSYGGAYQNLTAAVDDRLDALVPTATWFSLAQSLGPNNVIKKGYATGLCLLATTDGAQLASETEASCQEGAFNQTSKLQEDLSETSQQIFLTHGLNAYVEAGTPLPAHDVLLLQGNRDILFDLTQAIALYDAWSAAGGEVRFISHENGHSLTQTRNGPGSQGPLGPGTCGDIDVIDAMNAWLDHKLRGAALELPEICISLDDTSGALVETISRGEAAYTVELPETSILATQHNNSFSEADEAIFVGLTDPIVGDNLVLAGQPNGQFTVTDAGLEEGVVFIGVGIERDGSRFLVDQQVTPLRSSDVRSGDATATIPLAGVGERLQDGDVVGLLVYGQFDQFENETRTNWNGNAANVSGQVALPIVEAVISQRVTPE, from the coding sequence ATGACGAAGTCCTTGGCCGGCTTTGCGATTCTGGGCACCTTGATACTGGGCGCCTGCTCCGACAGCAACGACTCGGGCGGGGCTGAGCGGGTCGAGGCTTCCAGCATGGATGTCATGATCGAGTCTCCGGCACCGAACATCGCCGATGGGACCGACACCAACTTGGTCACGGCGACGCTCTACATCCCTGAGCACGCGCCAGGCGACCGCTACCCGCTGGTGCTGCATGGCCACGGCTGGGGCGGCGACCGGTACTCGCAAAGCGATGTCGACGCCAACGACCCGGTTGCCGGCGTGGACCTGTCCAATAGCCCGAACATCTTCACGGCCATCGACCGCAACGTCGAGGCGTTGTGGAATGCCGGCTACGCGGTGATCAGCTTTGATCAGCGCGGCTTTGGTCGTGGCGATGACGGCGACGACGGCACCAGCGACGGTGCACATGTCATGGACCCCATGTTCGAGATTGTCGACGTGCAGGCCATTATCGACTGGGCTGCGGCCAACGAGGACTTATCGCTCATCATGGACGGGCCGGGCGATCCGCGTGTTGGCGCTATCGGCGGCAGCTATGGCGGGGCCTACCAAAACCTGACGGCGGCGGTGGATGATCGGCTTGACGCACTGGTACCCACCGCGACCTGGTTCAGCCTGGCCCAGAGCCTGGGTCCGAACAACGTCATCAAGAAGGGCTATGCCACCGGTCTGTGCCTGCTGGCCACGACCGACGGCGCGCAGCTGGCTTCGGAAACCGAAGCCTCCTGCCAGGAAGGCGCGTTCAATCAGACCAGTAAACTGCAGGAGGACCTCTCCGAGACCTCCCAGCAGATCTTTCTGACCCACGGCCTGAATGCCTATGTCGAAGCGGGCACCCCACTGCCGGCCCACGATGTCCTGCTGCTGCAGGGCAACCGCGACATTCTCTTCGACCTGACCCAGGCCATCGCCCTGTATGACGCTTGGTCTGCCGCTGGCGGCGAAGTGCGGTTCATCTCCCATGAGAACGGCCATTCGCTGACCCAGACCCGCAATGGCCCCGGTTCTCAGGGCCCATTGGGCCCGGGTACCTGCGGTGACATCGATGTCATCGACGCTATGAACGCCTGGCTGGACCACAAGCTGCGCGGCGCGGCGCTGGAGCTGCCCGAGATCTGCATCTCGCTGGATGACACCAGCGGTGCGCTGGTAGAAACCATCTCTCGCGGCGAGGCTGCCTACACCGTCGAGCTACCTGAAACTTCGATCCTCGCCACCCAGCACAACAACAGCTTCAGCGAGGCTGACGAAGCGATTTTCGTTGGCCTGACCGATCCCATTGTGGGTGACAACCTCGTGCTGGCTGGTCAGCCCAACGGACAGTTCACGGTAACCGATGCCGGGCTGGAAGAAGGCGTGGTGTTCATCGGCGTGGGTATCGAGCGCGACGGCAGCCGTTTTCTCGTGGATCAGCAGGTCACACCACTCCGCAGCTCTGATGTCCGCAGCGGTGATGCCACAGCGACGATCCCGCTGGCCGGTGTCGGCGAACGCCTGCAGGATGGCGATGTGGTCGGCCTGCTGGTCTACGGGCAGTTCGACCAGTTCGAAAATGAAACGCGGACCAACTGGAACGGGAATGCCGCCAATGTCAGTGGACAGGTGGCCCTGCCAATCGTCGAGGCCGTGATCAGCCAGCGTGTCACACCGGAGTAA
- a CDS encoding chitobiase/beta-hexosaminidase C-terminal domain-containing protein produces MKLEQRLVVAAAVLLLAACAPREVLFPALGLDAPKLDLLPADFESPRSYETEQPMPGFGGGGGGVHRVPVIWIHGNTVSATFWLPARQYFLEQGYTQDETWALSYGWDNPRYFDSTDLSVPSVDRIVNAVTNYLTQLTGEPVQQVDVIGHSLGVTLVRQWMKQTNSYHRVRNFIGVAGANDGVWTAWNDTRGQQRGVSWELFPDSPWLKQLSAGGETPGPTRYMMLYDGSGWGDVLFPTPLEDSGSLEGANNVAFNREDGMYLDHLELPRAPETMAVMLDWVAKAPVPDDGARRPVMRQTGRLLTASQPGALIHCTDDGSQPDRQTPGTERLLMTVGPVYSCYPQHPETQLAGPIERFAWAGEQAPAREAPSLQIEPAGGVFEHPVEVTLSSDDPDAFIVYNTSGTPIETGSPLYREPVYVAGPVRFTAMAVGPDGQRSDPVTVEFDISLELVEARHTLQRQFNPETPVNYAGDRKKGR; encoded by the coding sequence ATGAAGCTTGAACAACGACTGGTCGTGGCGGCGGCCGTGCTGTTACTGGCTGCCTGTGCGCCCCGGGAAGTGCTATTCCCTGCGCTGGGTCTGGACGCGCCGAAGCTGGACCTGTTGCCGGCCGACTTCGAATCGCCCCGTTCCTACGAGACGGAGCAGCCCATGCCGGGGTTCGGCGGTGGCGGCGGTGGGGTGCATCGGGTGCCGGTGATCTGGATTCACGGGAATACGGTGTCCGCCACCTTCTGGCTGCCGGCGCGACAATATTTTCTGGAGCAGGGCTATACCCAGGACGAGACCTGGGCTTTGTCGTACGGCTGGGACAACCCCCGGTATTTCGACTCGACCGACCTGTCGGTGCCCAGCGTGGACCGCATCGTCAACGCGGTGACCAACTATCTGACCCAACTAACCGGCGAGCCGGTGCAGCAGGTCGATGTCATTGGCCATTCGCTGGGGGTGACGCTGGTCCGCCAGTGGATGAAGCAGACCAATAGCTACCATCGCGTCCGCAACTTCATCGGTGTGGCCGGCGCCAACGACGGCGTTTGGACAGCCTGGAACGATACCCGGGGCCAGCAGCGGGGTGTGTCCTGGGAGCTGTTTCCGGATAGCCCCTGGCTCAAGCAGCTGAGTGCCGGGGGCGAAACCCCTGGCCCGACGCGGTACATGATGTTGTATGACGGATCGGGCTGGGGCGACGTGTTGTTCCCCACGCCGTTGGAGGACAGCGGGTCACTGGAGGGCGCGAACAATGTCGCCTTCAACCGTGAGGATGGGATGTATCTGGATCACCTGGAGCTGCCTCGGGCCCCCGAAACCATGGCGGTGATGCTGGACTGGGTGGCCAAGGCGCCCGTCCCGGACGACGGTGCCCGCCGGCCGGTGATGCGTCAGACCGGGCGCCTGTTAACAGCCAGCCAGCCCGGCGCGCTGATTCATTGCACCGACGACGGTTCCCAGCCGGACCGACAGACCCCGGGCACCGAGCGTCTGCTCATGACCGTGGGCCCGGTGTATAGCTGTTATCCACAGCACCCGGAGACGCAGCTGGCCGGGCCCATCGAGCGCTTCGCCTGGGCGGGGGAGCAGGCGCCGGCTCGTGAGGCACCGAGCCTGCAGATCGAACCGGCCGGAGGGGTCTTCGAGCACCCCGTTGAAGTCACGCTGAGCAGTGACGACCCGGATGCCTTCATCGTCTACAACACCAGCGGCACCCCGATCGAGACGGGTTCGCCGCTTTATCGCGAGCCGGTTTACGTGGCGGGCCCGGTCCGGTTCACGGCCATGGCGGTGGGCCCGGATGGGCAACGCTCCGACCCCGTGACCGTGGAGTTCGATATCAGCCTGGAACTGGTCGAGGCCCGGCACACGCTGCAGCGACAGTTCAATCCTGAGACGCCGGTGAACTATGCCGGTGATCGCAAGAAGGGGCGTTAG
- a CDS encoding class I adenylate-forming enzyme family protein, with amino-acid sequence MHPLLSALRSERPALHWAGCWYDYAELAERALRCAAGLQDRGVQPGDAVAVLAPNHIIHVDLMLACMQTGVVYAPLNTRLAAPEQHRLIQRIRPAQVFCAPDWEDRIGQPTCPIESVDPSEAWLGASPLLDLPPADRTATAMLLQTGGSTGLPKAACIPLRQILANARNTVLAWGLSRDDCVLQATPAFHAAVNVLSTPIWSTGGRVVWLPQFDPGAYLADVQQHQATVLFLVPTMYQMLAEHPAFETADLSSVRFAISGGAPCPAPIRARFAAKGVPFRQGYGLTEAGVNCFTIDQAAADRAPDAVGCPMPDTQAVLRDPDGRPVEPGAVGELTLAGEHVFDGYLGQPDETEAALRNGWLWTGDLARVGEDGLWRIVGRRKELFISGGENVYPAEVEQAVVTHTPATQCAVLPVPDARWGEAGVAAVAGCDWPIEQLREALKPHLAGYKIPRHVLHLTELPTTGAGKIDKPALRRRAMTVLNLEETHEPAASG; translated from the coding sequence ATGCACCCCCTCTTATCGGCGCTGCGGTCCGAACGACCTGCACTGCACTGGGCAGGTTGCTGGTACGACTACGCAGAACTGGCCGAGCGCGCGCTGCGCTGCGCCGCAGGATTGCAGGATCGCGGCGTGCAGCCGGGTGACGCCGTCGCCGTGCTCGCGCCCAATCACATCATTCATGTCGACCTGATGCTGGCCTGCATGCAGACGGGTGTCGTCTACGCTCCGCTGAATACGAGACTGGCCGCCCCGGAACAGCACCGCCTGATCCAGCGGATTCGACCGGCGCAGGTTTTCTGCGCCCCGGATTGGGAAGACCGGATCGGACAACCCACCTGCCCGATCGAATCTGTCGATCCAAGTGAGGCTTGGCTGGGCGCGTCGCCGCTTCTGGACCTGCCGCCGGCAGACCGAACAGCGACCGCGATGCTGTTGCAAACCGGCGGTAGCACCGGGTTGCCAAAAGCCGCGTGTATTCCCTTGCGGCAGATCCTCGCCAACGCGCGCAATACGGTGCTGGCTTGGGGCCTTAGCCGCGACGACTGTGTGCTGCAGGCCACGCCCGCGTTTCATGCGGCGGTGAATGTCTTGAGTACGCCCATCTGGTCGACAGGCGGACGGGTGGTGTGGCTTCCGCAGTTTGACCCGGGCGCCTATCTGGCTGACGTGCAGCAGCACCAGGCAACGGTCCTGTTCCTGGTGCCCACCATGTACCAAATGCTGGCCGAGCATCCGGCATTCGAAACCGCTGACCTGAGCAGCGTTCGATTTGCAATTTCGGGTGGAGCGCCTTGCCCGGCCCCGATCAGGGCGCGCTTTGCCGCCAAAGGCGTGCCGTTTCGACAGGGCTACGGCCTCACCGAGGCCGGCGTGAACTGCTTCACCATCGACCAGGCCGCCGCTGATCGCGCGCCCGATGCCGTGGGCTGCCCGATGCCGGACACGCAGGCCGTGTTGCGTGATCCCGATGGCCGGCCCGTTGAGCCTGGGGCCGTCGGGGAGCTGACGTTGGCCGGCGAGCACGTTTTCGACGGCTACCTGGGCCAGCCCGATGAGACCGAAGCCGCGCTACGCAACGGTTGGCTGTGGACGGGCGACCTTGCGCGTGTGGGTGAGGATGGCCTTTGGCGCATTGTCGGCCGGCGCAAGGAGCTGTTCATCTCCGGGGGCGAGAACGTCTACCCCGCAGAGGTGGAGCAGGCGGTCGTGACCCACACACCGGCGACACAATGCGCCGTTCTGCCTGTGCCGGACGCCCGCTGGGGTGAGGCCGGCGTGGCGGCCGTCGCAGGCTGCGACTGGCCCATCGAGCAGCTACGCGAGGCGCTCAAACCCCATCTGGCCGGATACAAAATCCCGCGCCATGTGCTGCATCTCACCGAGCTCCCGACCACGGGTGCCGGAAAAATCGATAAACCGGCGCTTAGACGCCGGGCGATGACCGTGCTGAATCTGGAGGAGACTCATGAACCGGCTGCATCTGGCTAG
- a CDS encoding transporter — MNRLHLASLALLLACSAQAQDVLEPVPQMGRYMPLYPGQYVNLAYLRDARDSSFDADGQRRESAVPTLENASDMPRTDAVATFTWHFPLFEDYAFPFISSRTWLARVTLRYGDMDTRGALATFINDDSDDADTDADDLRNNGAGVGDLLLEFGGFLIGSEDWRSGGPRPFAVLLTGGLNVNLGQYDRDAPTSSGTNTPSLRFHLGTHWAPTASTFIDAGAGLRLFYENQDAAFGALAPDLPGDALVWDLSISQRLGQRVFVSAFATGYDGDPNRYDNPRFAPNPPEPGTGGDNYPTPGLYYDNGVQRRSAGLGLEWFAGQNLKLGLHWDHPLSGASGQFDLPYTDRNPPGCTPGSVGCTTTDGETVRVDGYGHARVFASDRWMLSATYRFGEGDTFTCVGCEQ, encoded by the coding sequence ATGAACCGGCTGCATCTGGCTAGCCTGGCCCTGCTGCTTGCGTGCTCCGCGCAGGCGCAGGATGTACTTGAACCGGTGCCGCAAATGGGTCGGTACATGCCGTTGTACCCTGGGCAGTACGTCAACCTGGCGTACCTGCGCGACGCCCGGGACAGCAGCTTCGACGCCGATGGGCAGCGAAGGGAATCGGCGGTGCCCACGCTGGAAAACGCCAGCGACATGCCGCGGACGGACGCCGTTGCCACGTTCACCTGGCATTTTCCGCTGTTCGAGGACTACGCCTTTCCGTTTATCTCGTCGCGGACCTGGCTGGCGCGCGTCACCCTGCGCTACGGCGACATGGACACCCGCGGCGCGCTCGCTACCTTCATCAACGATGACAGCGACGATGCCGACACCGATGCGGATGACCTGCGCAACAACGGCGCCGGTGTCGGCGATCTGCTGCTTGAGTTCGGTGGGTTTCTGATCGGCTCGGAGGATTGGCGCAGCGGGGGCCCTCGGCCTTTTGCAGTGCTGCTGACCGGGGGGTTGAACGTGAATCTGGGCCAGTATGACCGCGATGCCCCGACCAGCTCGGGTACGAACACGCCGAGCCTGCGCTTTCATCTCGGTACCCACTGGGCGCCCACGGCATCCACCTTTATCGATGCGGGCGCAGGTCTACGGCTGTTCTACGAAAACCAGGACGCGGCCTTCGGTGCGCTGGCGCCCGACCTGCCGGGGGATGCGCTGGTCTGGGATCTCAGCATCAGCCAACGCCTGGGTCAGCGCGTGTTTGTCTCCGCCTTTGCCACCGGTTATGACGGCGACCCCAATCGCTATGACAACCCGCGCTTTGCCCCGAACCCGCCGGAGCCCGGCACGGGTGGCGACAACTACCCGACCCCGGGTCTTTACTACGATAACGGCGTCCAACGCCGCTCGGCCGGCTTGGGCCTGGAGTGGTTCGCCGGCCAGAACCTGAAGCTGGGCCTACATTGGGATCACCCGCTGTCAGGCGCCAGCGGGCAGTTCGACCTGCCGTATACCGACCGAAATCCGCCCGGTTGCACCCCGGGCTCGGTGGGCTGCACCACCACCGACGGGGAGACGGTCCGCGTCGACGGTTACGGCCACGCCCGGGTGTTCGCTTCCGACCGCTGGATGCTTTCGGCCACCTATCGCTTCGGCGAGGGCGATACGTTCACCTGCGTGGGGTGTGAGCAATGA
- a CDS encoding transporter, translating into MIRVILLALCCLPGLARAGIVFTPHLSEYAIQASAPYSEFTFITTEIEAIYDKHGNEVELGRPFVPAGDSTDAVLALYKYLWVGNIFRDTQVPILNTRKQFCRGIIGLGYQQNTGAIAERTRLFGIRPGSNGLSDFYGLCGVYGHEHRWGPMKWNGLFATTVKAPIGSYDEDAALNIGTGYWTVIPQLAWHAELFGRLYIDGTFAYQINGDNPNPSFGGLTPTRPADVRNFEMNFAWKFSEHWFADIGYSYRESVGPNRYDKLTVNFKDQPLAPDTACANTNAGTSVLGMIGIDPLITPEICNSPALDQFYLEPRPGPYEDRGIRGRLATLGVYYIYRTSSVLQARVAMPVGGRGGQFTATYDVCTQPDCGPGNSVSTVDTELFAVQEAGAVSASPYFEFRFVHLFWAP; encoded by the coding sequence ATGATCCGCGTCATCCTGCTTGCGCTGTGCTGCCTGCCGGGGCTGGCCCGAGCCGGCATCGTGTTCACGCCGCATCTGTCGGAATACGCCATCCAGGCGTCTGCGCCGTACTCGGAATTCACCTTCATCACGACCGAAATCGAGGCCATCTACGACAAGCATGGCAACGAGGTGGAGCTGGGCAGGCCCTTCGTGCCCGCAGGTGACTCAACCGATGCGGTGCTGGCCCTCTATAAATACCTGTGGGTCGGCAACATCTTCCGCGATACCCAGGTGCCGATCCTCAATACCCGCAAACAGTTTTGTCGCGGCATCATCGGATTGGGCTATCAGCAGAACACGGGCGCCATTGCCGAACGCACCCGTCTATTCGGCATCCGCCCCGGCTCCAATGGGCTGTCGGACTTCTACGGGCTTTGCGGGGTTTACGGGCACGAGCACCGCTGGGGACCGATGAAGTGGAATGGGCTGTTTGCCACCACGGTCAAGGCCCCGATCGGTAGCTACGACGAAGACGCGGCGCTCAACATTGGCACCGGATACTGGACGGTGATTCCGCAGCTGGCCTGGCATGCCGAACTGTTCGGCCGGCTCTACATCGATGGCACCTTCGCCTACCAGATCAATGGCGATAACCCGAATCCTTCGTTCGGCGGGCTGACACCAACTCGTCCGGCGGACGTCCGCAACTTCGAAATGAACTTCGCCTGGAAGTTCTCGGAGCACTGGTTTGCCGATATTGGCTACTCGTACCGGGAATCCGTGGGTCCCAATCGGTACGACAAGCTCACCGTTAACTTCAAGGATCAGCCGCTGGCCCCGGATACGGCCTGTGCCAACACCAATGCCGGCACCAGCGTGCTGGGCATGATCGGGATCGATCCGCTGATCACCCCGGAAATCTGCAACAGCCCGGCGCTGGATCAGTTTTATCTGGAACCCCGGCCCGGCCCTTATGAGGATCGCGGTATCCGAGGCCGGCTGGCCACGCTGGGCGTGTACTACATCTATCGCACGTCTTCGGTGTTGCAGGCGCGGGTGGCGATGCCTGTGGGCGGTCGGGGCGGCCAGTTCACCGCGACCTATGACGTCTGCACCCAGCCGGACTGCGGCCCGGGCAATTCGGTCTCCACGGTCGACACCGAACTCTTTGCCGTTCAGGAAGCCGGTGCGGTCTCGGCGTCGCCCTACTTCGAGTTCCGTTTCGTCCACCTGTTCTGGGCGCCATGA
- a CDS encoding sodium:solute symporter family transporter, protein MNATIIIVAAIYFVGMIAIGLWAAARTRTSADYFVAGKGVGMWAIALATMSSAMSGFLFIGGPGIHYQFGFGTLMLTFPAAASFAIAWYLLGKRMRLLAAVRPMMTVPDAIHARYDSNLARGLAAVAILLGVIGYLATQTLAMGVIMARIFDLAVWQGVVLGVAIVAVYATAGGMIAGIYTDVAQGGIMLVAALITFVLALETGGGMGNMIQTIGANDPDWVSPWGNLGPGIVIGWYFVFALGILGQPQVAHKFYMIREPKRMKWGAVVAAAAAMVTSLVWLSVGTVTRYLSETGELVLPMADDAAPQFMLQYAPALLAGVFFAGVAAASMSTADSFLNIGAAAIVRDLPLAFGREPDAEAQLRWGRIVTVTLAVAAGGVAIGSGQLVAVLGIFGWGTFAAALAPALGLGLNWSRATPAAAIASLTVGVLLQVLLELNAALGWAPDLLPGHVYRAAVSFVLSFIVFIAVSLVTKPRTLAADMEAVMRA, encoded by the coding sequence ATGAACGCCACCATCATTATTGTGGCGGCGATCTACTTTGTGGGGATGATCGCCATCGGCCTGTGGGCGGCGGCCCGCACCCGAACCTCGGCGGATTATTTTGTTGCCGGCAAGGGCGTGGGGATGTGGGCCATTGCCCTGGCCACCATGTCATCGGCCATGAGCGGATTCTTGTTCATCGGCGGGCCGGGTATTCATTACCAGTTTGGTTTCGGCACGCTGATGCTGACCTTTCCGGCTGCGGCCTCGTTTGCCATTGCGTGGTATCTGCTGGGCAAGCGGATGCGGCTGCTGGCTGCGGTGCGGCCGATGATGACCGTGCCCGATGCCATCCATGCACGGTACGACTCCAACCTGGCCCGCGGGCTGGCGGCTGTTGCCATCCTGCTGGGCGTGATTGGCTACCTGGCCACCCAGACGCTGGCCATGGGCGTGATCATGGCGCGGATCTTCGATCTGGCGGTCTGGCAGGGCGTGGTGCTGGGTGTGGCCATCGTGGCGGTGTACGCGACGGCGGGCGGCATGATTGCCGGCATCTACACCGACGTGGCCCAGGGCGGGATCATGTTGGTGGCGGCCCTGATCACATTCGTGCTGGCGCTGGAAACCGGCGGTGGCATGGGCAACATGATCCAGACCATCGGCGCCAACGACCCCGACTGGGTATCGCCCTGGGGCAACCTCGGACCGGGCATCGTCATCGGCTGGTACTTCGTCTTCGCGCTGGGCATTCTCGGCCAGCCCCAGGTCGCCCATAAGTTCTACATGATCCGCGAACCCAAGCGGATGAAATGGGGCGCGGTGGTGGCCGCGGCGGCGGCCATGGTGACCAGCCTGGTCTGGCTGTCGGTGGGTACCGTGACCCGTTATTTGTCCGAGACCGGGGAGCTGGTGCTGCCCATGGCCGACGATGCCGCGCCGCAGTTCATGTTGCAGTACGCACCGGCCTTGCTGGCGGGTGTGTTCTTCGCCGGCGTGGCGGCAGCGAGCATGAGCACCGCAGACAGCTTTCTCAATATCGGCGCCGCGGCCATTGTTCGCGATCTCCCGCTGGCCTTTGGTCGCGAGCCGGATGCCGAGGCCCAGCTGCGCTGGGGTCGCATTGTGACCGTCACGCTGGCGGTGGCAGCAGGTGGGGTTGCCATCGGCTCCGGTCAGCTGGTTGCCGTGCTGGGTATCTTCGGCTGGGGCACGTTTGCCGCTGCGCTGGCACCGGCCTTAGGACTGGGGCTGAACTGGTCCCGGGCGACTCCTGCAGCCGCCATCGCCAGCCTGACAGTCGGCGTGTTGCTGCAGGTGCTACTCGAACTCAACGCAGCCCTTGGTTGGGCTCCGGATCTGCTGCCCGGGCATGTGTATCGGGCGGCAGTGAGCTTTGTGCTCAGCTTCATCGTGTTCATCGCGGTGAGCCTGGTCACCAAGCCACGCACGCTGGCGGCGGATATGGAGGCTGTGATGCGGGCTTAA
- a CDS encoding alpha/beta fold hydrolase, translating into MKTLKQMGLLLLLALMPAWALACEDAVVLVHGNAGYPSDWDNTVSELYARGYSSSDLYLPNWGYKSCPACNNHSGWEEDPVRDAIEDAIAGSCTGKIDVIGHSMGVTLAAKQIIDLGAQADVDAFVGVAGAYRGLWSCGAYPYNVNNSTCGYYGLSVSSPFLDWLYGQSLASRVYSIKSYQDQVVCSTGTCTVGGVHSSRIAGEDATYTYTYGHFGLQAYTYVLQANLID; encoded by the coding sequence ATGAAGACGTTGAAACAGATGGGCCTGCTGCTACTGCTGGCGCTGATGCCCGCCTGGGCACTGGCCTGCGAAGATGCCGTCGTGCTGGTTCACGGCAATGCGGGCTACCCGTCCGACTGGGATAACACGGTCTCGGAACTCTACGCACGGGGCTACAGCAGTTCGGACCTCTATCTGCCCAACTGGGGCTACAAGAGCTGCCCCGCCTGCAACAACCACTCGGGTTGGGAGGAGGATCCGGTCCGCGATGCCATCGAGGATGCGATCGCCGGTTCCTGCACGGGCAAGATCGATGTGATCGGCCATTCCATGGGCGTGACCCTGGCCGCCAAGCAAATCATTGATTTGGGTGCGCAGGCCGATGTCGATGCCTTTGTCGGCGTCGCGGGGGCGTATCGCGGGCTGTGGTCCTGCGGCGCGTATCCCTACAACGTGAACAACAGCACCTGCGGGTATTACGGCTTGTCCGTGTCCAGCCCGTTCCTCGATTGGCTATACGGACAATCCCTGGCCAGTCGGGTGTACTCGATCAAGTCCTACCAGGATCAGGTGGTCTGCTCGACCGGTACCTGCACGGTGGGCGGCGTACATTCCAGCCGGATTGCCGGTGAGGATGCGACCTACACCTATACGTATGGCCACTTCGGACTGCAGGCCTACACCTATGTGCTGCAGGCAAATTTGATCGACTAG